Proteins found in one Methylobacterium sp. CB376 genomic segment:
- a CDS encoding c-type cytochrome: protein MMRAGLVSLFAFFAAVSVWPALAASARDAKAERGLSFALVHCARCHAVDRSGRSRLRAAPPFRDLAGRVPVDDLADVLVEGVAYRHPAMPEFRLEPDEASDLTAYLKSLRR, encoded by the coding sequence ATGATGCGCGCGGGCCTTGTCAGCCTCTTCGCCTTCTTCGCGGCGGTCTCAGTCTGGCCGGCCCTCGCCGCATCGGCCCGCGATGCGAAGGCCGAACGGGGCCTGTCCTTTGCGCTGGTGCACTGCGCGCGCTGCCACGCAGTCGATCGCTCGGGGAGGAGCCGCCTGCGCGCGGCACCCCCATTCCGCGACCTCGCCGGGCGGGTCCCGGTCGACGATCTCGCCGACGTCCTGGTCGAGGGCGTCGCGTATCGGCACCCCGCCATGCCGGAGTTCCGCCTCGAACCGGACGAAGCCTCGGATCTGACCGCTTATCTCAAGTCCCTCCGGCGCTGA
- a CDS encoding universal stress protein, which yields MTYANVLVSLDPGEAASDRVKLAANLARKFRSRLTGIAAREVPYPLLVTDVHDAEIRFEANAQLVRAELGSMRARFERHAGSGLRLAWHQAAWDPQTYMVRYARSADLLVVSRRGENDPDPGALGVAPGPLVLQVGRPVLVAPPGVTSAPGSRIVVAWKDTVEARRAVSAALGFIGQADQVLVVSVRDGGFDEGTEEVAAHLGSHGARATAHLLSRTGERVADAILDFARENEADLIVSGAYGHARLAEWIFGGVTRNLLLSAPVCCLLSH from the coding sequence ATGACGTATGCGAATGTTCTGGTCTCGCTGGATCCAGGAGAGGCCGCCTCCGACCGAGTGAAACTCGCCGCCAACCTCGCCCGCAAGTTCCGGAGCAGGCTGACCGGCATCGCGGCGCGGGAGGTTCCCTATCCGCTCCTCGTCACCGACGTGCACGACGCCGAGATCCGGTTCGAGGCGAACGCCCAACTCGTTCGGGCGGAGCTGGGGAGCATGCGCGCCCGCTTCGAGCGTCACGCGGGGAGCGGCCTTCGCCTCGCTTGGCACCAGGCTGCGTGGGATCCTCAGACGTACATGGTGCGCTACGCGCGCAGTGCCGACCTCCTGGTGGTGAGCCGCCGCGGCGAAAACGACCCCGATCCCGGCGCGCTCGGCGTCGCGCCGGGGCCGCTTGTCCTGCAGGTCGGCCGGCCCGTGCTCGTCGCGCCGCCGGGCGTTACCAGCGCGCCGGGCTCTCGCATCGTGGTCGCCTGGAAGGACACTGTCGAGGCGCGCCGGGCGGTCTCCGCAGCGCTCGGCTTCATCGGCCAGGCCGATCAGGTGCTCGTCGTCAGCGTGCGCGACGGCGGCTTCGACGAGGGCACGGAGGAGGTCGCCGCGCATCTCGGCAGCCATGGCGCGCGCGCCACGGCGCACCTGCTGTCCCGGACGGGCGAGCGCGTGGCCGATGCCATCCTGGATTTCGCGCGAGAGAACGAGGCCGACCTGATTGTGAGCGGGGCCTACGGCCACGCGCGGCTGGCTGAGTGGATCTTCGGTGGCGTGACGCGAAACCTCCTGCTGTCGGCGCCGGTCTGCTGCCTCCTGTCCCACTGA
- a CDS encoding BON domain-containing protein produces MTDKDLRRDVLDELDFDPSLDATNIGVAVSDGVVTLTGHVGSYAEKVEAERAARGVKGVRAIAQDIQVRSPEAKKVEDDQIAARALAIIDWSVHLPKDTIQVKVAKGWITLTGTVAWQYQLMGAEAAVRKLSGVVGVTNLIALRPAVKPTAVRDRIVKAFKRHALVEADAITVRVEGDRVTLEGAVATMAERDAAERAAWSVPGVRSVEDRIVALA; encoded by the coding sequence ATGACCGACAAGGACCTGCGCCGCGACGTGCTCGACGAACTCGATTTCGACCCCAGTCTGGACGCGACCAATATCGGCGTAGCCGTCTCGGACGGCGTCGTCACCCTCACCGGGCACGTCGGCAGCTACGCCGAGAAAGTCGAAGCCGAACGGGCCGCGCGGGGCGTCAAGGGCGTGCGGGCGATCGCCCAGGACATTCAAGTCCGCTCCCCTGAGGCCAAGAAGGTCGAGGACGACCAGATCGCCGCGCGCGCCCTCGCGATTATCGACTGGTCCGTGCACCTCCCGAAGGACACCATACAGGTCAAGGTCGCCAAGGGCTGGATCACCCTAACCGGGACGGTGGCTTGGCAGTACCAGCTGATGGGCGCGGAGGCGGCCGTGCGCAAGCTGTCCGGCGTGGTCGGCGTGACGAACCTCATCGCGTTGAGGCCCGCGGTCAAACCGACGGCGGTCCGGGACAGGATCGTGAAAGCGTTCAAGCGCCACGCGCTCGTGGAGGCGGACGCGATCACGGTGCGGGTCGAGGGCGACAGGGTCACTCTGGAAGGGGCCGTCGCGACGATGGCGGAGCGCGACGCCGCCGAGCGGGCGGCGTGGTCGGTGCCGGGCGTGCGGTCCGTCGAGGACCGGATCGTCGCGCTCGCCTGA
- a CDS encoding cytochrome c has translation MKRVIILLGSVLLSPVAESQTTPFAEPRSVQTPDWSLLSLANIMQLIQSRHIKLWYAGRAQDWDLINFESDHISDDLTSAAMLYKNIPLEFVSNANRALARLKKAAKERNIQGLQAAYADLTTSCNSCHAAGGVAFIRIQPPTHMPFTNQKF, from the coding sequence ATGAAGCGAGTCATCATCCTCCTCGGCAGCGTTCTCCTGAGCCCGGTCGCCGAGAGCCAGACGACTCCGTTTGCGGAGCCGCGCTCAGTTCAAACCCCCGACTGGTCTCTCTTGAGCCTCGCGAACATCATGCAGCTGATCCAATCACGCCACATCAAGCTCTGGTACGCCGGACGGGCGCAAGATTGGGATTTAATAAATTTCGAGTCCGATCACATTTCGGATGATCTCACATCTGCGGCCATGCTCTACAAAAATATACCGCTGGAGTTCGTCTCGAATGCAAATCGAGCCCTAGCCCGCTTGAAAAAAGCCGCAAAGGAAAGAAACATACAGGGTCTACAAGCGGCTTATGCGGACCTGACCACATCTTGCAATTCCTGCCATGCGGCTGGCGGCGTTGCTTTCATTCGCATCCAGCCGCCGACGCATATGCCTTTTACAAACCAGAAATTTTAA
- a CDS encoding ABC transporter substrate-binding protein, with amino-acid sequence MRRRIVRETSSAALPSPHPLPPVRIRRRAFVAGLGAIACRSAFAQPSLHTYRIGFLRIGTPPRSFIEPFRQGLSELGYVEGKNLVIEFEAATTAEQLPEAAAKLVSKNVHLIVASGAAAVLPAWHASGTIPIVFVAGIDPMAAGLASGGLAQHSSNVTGLTTVQIDLTAKRIELLKEMLPALQRIAFLIRDGNPGCADYVREAKKATTALGLKLDVISVRSRTDLDGAFESIRALGADAIVPMDDSVFTEARRQIVELANHYRLPGIYPTREFVEEGGLLSFGPNYSAVFRRAAALVDKIMKGVRPADLPIEQPTTFEIVVNISTSNALQLEIPLSILVRADELME; translated from the coding sequence ATGAGACGGCGCATTGTCCGTGAAACGTCGTCTGCGGCCTTGCCGTCGCCGCATCCCCTGCCGCCCGTGCGGATTAGGCGGCGGGCATTTGTTGCGGGGCTTGGCGCAATCGCCTGTCGCTCGGCCTTCGCGCAGCCATCCCTTCACACCTACCGGATCGGCTTCCTGCGTATCGGCACGCCGCCTCGCAGCTTCATCGAGCCGTTCCGGCAAGGTCTCAGCGAGCTCGGTTATGTGGAGGGGAAGAACTTGGTCATCGAGTTTGAGGCAGCTACGACGGCGGAGCAATTGCCCGAAGCGGCCGCAAAGCTGGTGAGCAAGAACGTCCATCTCATCGTGGCATCGGGCGCGGCGGCTGTGCTTCCGGCGTGGCATGCATCCGGAACAATCCCGATTGTCTTCGTAGCGGGGATCGACCCGATGGCGGCCGGGCTGGCTAGCGGCGGCCTTGCTCAACATAGCTCGAACGTGACCGGCCTAACTACGGTTCAGATTGACCTGACGGCCAAGCGCATCGAGTTGCTCAAGGAGATGCTGCCGGCTCTTCAGCGGATCGCCTTCCTGATCCGCGACGGCAATCCTGGATGCGCTGATTACGTAAGGGAAGCAAAAAAGGCTACAACGGCCCTTGGTCTCAAACTAGACGTAATTTCTGTACGATCTAGGACCGATCTCGACGGTGCGTTTGAAAGCATCCGAGCGTTAGGAGCGGATGCCATCGTTCCGATGGATGACTCTGTTTTTACTGAAGCGCGGAGACAGATAGTGGAGCTCGCCAACCATTATCGGCTGCCTGGAATCTACCCGACTCGTGAATTCGTTGAGGAAGGCGGCCTCCTTTCTTTCGGCCCAAACTACTCGGCCGTCTTTCGCCGAGCGGCGGCGCTCGTTGACAAGATTATGAAAGGGGTGCGACCGGCCGACCTGCCCATTGAGCAGCCAACTACATTTGAGATTGTAGTTAATATTTCAACGTCTAATGCATTACAACTGGAAATTCCACTCTCCATTCTCGTCCGTGCTGATGAGCTGATGGAATGA
- a CDS encoding Cache 3/Cache 2 fusion domain-containing protein, which yields MKAPLLTLSLLAFLASAAVPILTSVYAGPAEDVQAAMQRLKSKAATLGAPSAKGEDTVAGKTVPVLYFGQTKVNGDFTLVDSVQKEVGGTETLFVKSGGEFVRVSTNVKKDDGSRAVGTILDPKGKAIAAINKGEAYFGEADILGHPYITGYEPIRDASSGIIGIYYVGYPK from the coding sequence ATGAAAGCGCCTTTGCTTACCCTATCACTCCTGGCTTTCCTGGCCAGCGCGGCCGTTCCGATACTTACCAGTGTCTACGCTGGTCCCGCCGAGGACGTGCAGGCCGCCATGCAGCGCCTGAAGTCGAAGGCCGCTACCCTCGGAGCCCCGAGCGCAAAGGGCGAGGACACCGTCGCCGGGAAGACCGTTCCGGTTCTCTATTTCGGACAGACGAAAGTGAACGGTGACTTCACTCTCGTCGATAGCGTGCAGAAGGAGGTGGGTGGAACCGAAACATTGTTCGTCAAGAGCGGTGGTGAATTCGTCCGCGTCTCAACGAATGTGAAGAAGGATGACGGATCGCGCGCCGTTGGGACCATTCTGGATCCGAAGGGCAAGGCCATCGCGGCGATCAACAAGGGCGAAGCCTATTTCGGAGAGGCCGATATTCTTGGCCACCCCTACATCACCGGCTACGAACCGATCCGTGATGCAAGCAGCGGCATTATCGGGATCTATTACGTGGGATATCCGAAATAG
- a CDS encoding recombinase family protein — MLVGYARVSTHDQNLDLQRDALARAGGQRVFEEKKSGTAAPSDPSSRPPSPYLRPDDVRVIWKLDRLGRSLVETMPTIDGLRRQEVHFRSLTEQFDSDTAHGRFARQVHGAMAEYFLALSRERTLEGHRAALARGRKGGRLKAPSEGDFEVGRALRASGTISVAAIAKRLGVSRMTFYQDFPQARARNQVAGESWEMPIRREPRGFDPIDRPQLSTVIASGRPAPRLIAVRHCRRQFMMDG, encoded by the coding sequence ATGCTCGTCGGATACGCCCGCGTCTCAACCCACGACCAGAACCTCGACCTCCAGCGCGATGCCCTCGCCCGCGCCGGAGGCCAGCGCGTCTTCGAGGAGAAGAAGTCCGGCACGGCGGCACCAAGCGACCCGAGTTCGAGGCCGCCCTCGCCTTATCTCCGTCCCGACGACGTGCGCGTAATCTGGAAGCTCGACCGCCTCGGTCGCTCCCTGGTCGAGACGATGCCCACCATCGACGGCCTGCGCCGGCAGGAGGTCCACTTCCGCTCCCTCACCGAGCAGTTCGACAGCGACACCGCCCACGGCCGCTTCGCCCGCCAGGTGCACGGCGCCATGGCCGAGTACTTCCTCGCCCTCAGCCGCGAGCGGACCCTGGAGGGGCACAGGGCTGCCCTCGCCCGCGGCCGCAAGGGCGGGAGGCTCAAGGCCCCGTCCGAGGGGGACTTCGAGGTCGGGCGGGCGCTGCGGGCCTCGGGCACCATCTCGGTGGCGGCGATCGCCAAGCGGCTGGGGGTGAGCCGGATGACCTTCTACCAGGACTTTCCGCAGGCGCGGGCACGCAACCAGGTTGCGGGGGAGAGTTGGGAGATGCCGATCCGGCGCGAGCCCCGCGGCTTCGACCCGATCGACCGGCCCCAACTCTCGACCGTGATCGCTTCCGGCAGGCCGGCTCCGAGGCTAATCGCAGTCCGGCATTGCAGGAGGCAGTTCATGATGGACGGGTAA
- a CDS encoding class I SAM-dependent methyltransferase, with amino-acid sequence MTTPPCPVTGEPAVRLVQWVSARLLADLWRYTLRVDVRPSFRGVTRFGLWESPTGLYFFDPMRQGDAGFYTTLYSRLNIRHYPREGHPRAEFRLAARHVAAGNRVLDVGCGFGAFRHEVRHADYTGLDPHFSGEPGASWARIENLDDHLRTHAGHYDVVTAFQVLEHVEQPVAMVEAMMRAVRPGGTVIVGVPHVPAAHTRIPNYLINAVPHHLTWWTKAALEAVAARAGLVSAAVEIAPWSDVDAIVYWMERCSPVKCRQVHYRHSWAWHASALIGFMGGFVMRKLKPEPFRPDDEGASLLLVARKPAIA; translated from the coding sequence ATGACGACCCCACCCTGTCCCGTCACGGGCGAACCAGCGGTCCGCCTCGTGCAGTGGGTGAGCGCGCGCCTGCTCGCGGACCTCTGGCGCTACACGCTGCGGGTCGATGTGCGCCCGAGCTTCCGCGGCGTAACGCGCTTCGGCCTGTGGGAGTCGCCGACCGGCCTCTACTTCTTCGACCCCATGCGGCAGGGGGATGCCGGCTTCTACACGACCCTCTACAGCCGTCTGAATATCCGCCACTACCCGCGCGAAGGACACCCGCGGGCCGAGTTCCGACTGGCCGCCCGCCACGTTGCGGCGGGCAACCGGGTGCTTGATGTTGGCTGCGGCTTCGGCGCGTTCCGCCACGAGGTGCGCCACGCCGACTACACGGGTCTGGACCCGCACTTCTCCGGCGAGCCCGGCGCGTCCTGGGCCCGGATCGAGAACTTGGACGACCACCTGCGGACGCATGCCGGCCACTACGACGTGGTCACCGCTTTCCAGGTGCTAGAGCACGTCGAGCAGCCGGTGGCGATGGTAGAGGCGATGATGCGGGCGGTGCGACCAGGTGGCACCGTGATCGTCGGAGTGCCGCACGTGCCGGCGGCGCACACCCGGATCCCGAACTACCTGATCAACGCGGTGCCGCATCACCTCACGTGGTGGACAAAGGCGGCGCTTGAGGCGGTCGCAGCCCGCGCCGGTCTGGTCAGCGCCGCGGTCGAGATCGCGCCCTGGAGCGACGTGGATGCGATCGTGTACTGGATGGAGCGCTGCTCACCGGTGAAATGCCGCCAGGTTCATTATCGGCACTCCTGGGCGTGGCACGCCTCCGCGCTGATCGGCTTCATGGGTGGGTTCGTGATGCGGAAGCTCAAGCCGGAGCCGTTCCGCCCCGATGATGAGGGTGCATCACTGCTGCTGGTGGCGCGCAAGCCCGCAATCGCATGA
- a CDS encoding class I SAM-dependent methyltransferase, whose product MPPSCPVTGEPAVRLVQWVSARHLTALWRLLFRADPRSSFSGTTRFGLWESPTGLHFFDPMRAGDADFYAAFYRSRGMRQYLRDPDRDEFRTAAAYVRPADRVLDVGCGFGAFRHHVPHATYVGLDPHFAGGEDRPWARAELLSDHLVRHAGSYDVVCAFQVLEHVTDPVSLMAEMARAARPGGLVIAGVPHVPSAQTGIPNWLTNAVPHHLTWWTKPALVALARRVGLTDAIVRESAWSRGDVFVHWMARLSPVRCRAHYYRHAWSWYAAALVGALGGVVAASFLPLPKPGTDEGVALLLVARRTVDLSTDLQDTP is encoded by the coding sequence ATGCCGCCATCCTGCCCAGTCACCGGTGAGCCCGCCGTGCGCCTCGTGCAATGGGTCAGCGCCCGCCACCTCACCGCCCTGTGGCGGCTCTTATTCCGGGCTGATCCGCGCTCAAGCTTCTCCGGCACGACGCGCTTTGGCCTGTGGGAGTCGCCGACCGGCCTCCACTTCTTCGACCCGATGCGGGCGGGCGACGCGGACTTTTACGCGGCCTTCTACCGGAGCCGTGGCATGCGCCAGTACCTGCGGGACCCCGATCGCGACGAGTTTCGGACCGCAGCCGCCTACGTGCGGCCCGCCGACCGGGTGCTTGATGTCGGATGTGGTTTCGGGGCCTTCCGGCATCACGTGCCTCACGCGACTTACGTCGGGCTCGACCCGCATTTTGCTGGCGGGGAGGATCGTCCCTGGGCACGGGCAGAGCTCCTGAGCGACCATCTCGTGAGGCACGCGGGGAGCTACGACGTCGTCTGTGCCTTCCAGGTGTTGGAGCACGTGACCGACCCGGTCAGCCTCATGGCTGAGATGGCGCGGGCCGCGCGGCCGGGCGGCCTCGTCATTGCCGGCGTGCCGCACGTCCCCTCGGCGCAGACCGGCATTCCGAACTGGCTCACCAACGCCGTGCCCCACCACCTGACATGGTGGACCAAGCCGGCTTTGGTGGCGCTCGCCCGCCGCGTCGGACTGACCGACGCCATCGTGCGGGAATCCGCATGGTCTCGTGGCGATGTCTTCGTGCACTGGATGGCGCGCCTCTCGCCCGTGCGCTGCCGCGCGCACTACTACCGCCACGCTTGGTCCTGGTACGCTGCGGCCCTGGTCGGAGCGCTTGGCGGAGTCGTCGCGGCGTCCTTCCTACCCCTACCAAAGCCGGGAACGGACGAGGGCGTCGCCCTGCTGCTAGTCGCTCGGCGCACCGTTGACCTCTCCACTGACTTGCAGGACACCCCATGA
- a CDS encoding glycosyltransferase: protein MSVPARRMLLVSFGTRGDVQPFCVLGRELQARGHAVRILTTSDYAGLVRRFGLDPVTMGVPFAEVLRDPAFDELFRSNFVPRSGLLRNVRALAGRVEAQITDLMLGALDEVGRADLVVYNSFGFFAGAIARARGIASLLVMCQPLLPTTRESLSLFGGRNLGRVGNRLSYEVFRLLTPLMHGPLRALRRCGVGGDLHLLTNPVTHGLSETPVVLAYSAALSPPAKDWPVPATQTGFWFREQDPAAALPEKIRHFLDAGPPPVYIGFGSMLWGAKRNTEVVRRALDLWGGRAILHTGSGRLALAGPMPDDHTAENRILPIQESDHALLFPHVAAVVHHGGAGTTAAALRAGRPNVVLPVLGDQFYWGRRVAEVGAGEAPVALGRVTPEDLAGRIARAAAGTRSAAVVAIATAMAREPGVSAAADLIERHTARAGAT, encoded by the coding sequence ATGTCGGTTCCCGCGCGCCGCATGCTCCTCGTCAGCTTCGGAACCAGAGGCGACGTACAGCCCTTCTGTGTGCTCGGCCGCGAGCTGCAGGCGCGGGGTCACGCCGTCCGCATCTTGACCACCAGCGACTACGCCGGGCTGGTACGCCGCTTCGGTCTTGATCCCGTCACCATGGGAGTACCCTTTGCCGAGGTGCTGCGCGACCCGGCCTTCGACGAGCTGTTTCGCAGCAATTTCGTACCCCGGTCCGGCCTGCTGCGAAATGTGCGTGCCCTTGCTGGCCGGGTCGAGGCGCAAATCACTGACCTCATGCTCGGCGCCCTTGACGAGGTCGGCCGGGCCGACCTCGTGGTTTACAACAGCTTTGGGTTCTTCGCCGGAGCCATCGCGCGCGCGAGGGGCATCGCATCCTTGCTGGTGATGTGCCAGCCCCTGTTGCCAACAACGCGGGAGAGCCTCTCACTGTTCGGCGGACGTAACCTCGGGCGAGTCGGCAACCGCCTTTCCTACGAGGTGTTTCGCCTGCTCACGCCCTTGATGCACGGCCCGCTGCGGGCGCTGCGGCGCTGCGGCGTGGGTGGAGACCTGCACCTGCTCACGAACCCGGTCACGCACGGCCTTTCCGAAACACCCGTGGTGCTCGCCTACAGCGCCGCGCTGAGCCCGCCCGCCAAGGACTGGCCCGTTCCGGCGACGCAGACCGGCTTCTGGTTCCGGGAGCAGGATCCCGCAGCAGCGCTGCCCGAGAAGATCCGGCATTTCCTCGATGCCGGACCTCCGCCGGTCTACATCGGGTTCGGCTCCATGCTCTGGGGCGCCAAGCGCAACACCGAGGTGGTGCGGCGCGCGCTCGACCTCTGGGGCGGGCGGGCGATCCTTCACACGGGGTCGGGCAGGCTCGCCCTTGCCGGCCCGATGCCGGACGACCACACTGCTGAGAACCGCATCCTACCGATCCAGGAGAGCGACCATGCCTTGCTCTTTCCCCATGTCGCCGCGGTCGTTCACCACGGCGGAGCGGGAACGACGGCCGCGGCGCTTCGGGCCGGGCGGCCGAACGTGGTGCTGCCGGTGCTGGGCGACCAGTTCTACTGGGGTCGCCGCGTCGCCGAAGTTGGAGCGGGCGAGGCTCCCGTGGCGCTCGGCCGCGTGACACCGGAGGACCTCGCCGGGCGGATCGCCCGAGCTGCGGCCGGAACTCGCTCTGCGGCTGTGGTGGCGATCGCGACGGCGATGGCGCGCGAACCGGGAGTCAGCGCCGCCGCGGACCTGATCGAGCGGCACACCGCGCGCGCGGGGGCGACCTGA
- a CDS encoding IS30-like element ISMtsp4 family transposase: MAGRRRSDRALREKLRSPGRPGVGLRETRRGFWAFLAQGLSSEVAAMKLGISPPVGSRWFRTAGGMAPSHLSPSSKSPSARYLSLAEREEIAILQAQGHGVRDVARRLGRAASTISRELRRNAATRSGGLDYRATTAQWHAERAARRPKPAKLAGNAALRTYVQERLAGTVATPGGSALPGPSVAWKGRRHGRRQSRRWGRSWSPQQIAERLRLDFPGDTTMRISHEAIYQALYIQGRGALKRELTACLRTGRALRVPRARSLGRGRSFVTPEVLISERPPEVEDRAVPGHWEGDLILGLKSSAIGTLVERTTRFTMLLHLPPMDGHGVTPRAKNGPALAGHGAQAVREAIAGTIARLPEQLRRSLTWDQGTEMAEHARLRIDAGLQVYFCDPRSPWQRGTNENTNGLLRQYFPKGTDLSAHSANDLAAVAAALNSRPRKTLNWKTPAEALDAVLAAVQDGVATTA, translated from the coding sequence ATGGCAGGTCGGCGGCGTTCGGATCGGGCACTTCGCGAGAAGCTGCGGTCACCGGGTCGTCCCGGGGTCGGTCTGCGCGAGACGCGGCGGGGGTTCTGGGCGTTCCTCGCGCAGGGTCTCTCCAGCGAGGTCGCAGCGATGAAGCTCGGGATCTCGCCACCGGTCGGCTCGCGGTGGTTCCGGACAGCAGGCGGAATGGCACCTTCCCACCTGTCACCATCATCCAAGTCGCCTTCTGCGCGCTACCTGTCGTTGGCTGAGCGGGAGGAGATCGCGATCCTACAAGCGCAAGGTCACGGGGTCCGGGACGTCGCTCGGCGTCTGGGACGGGCGGCGTCGACCATCTCGCGGGAATTGCGCCGCAATGCGGCGACCCGCAGTGGCGGCCTGGACTATCGCGCCACGACCGCGCAGTGGCACGCTGAACGCGCGGCACGCCGGCCCAAGCCAGCAAAACTGGCGGGGAACGCAGCGCTGCGGACGTACGTGCAGGAGCGGCTCGCCGGAACTGTCGCGACACCGGGCGGGAGCGCTCTGCCTGGCCCTAGCGTTGCCTGGAAGGGACGGCGGCACGGGCGACGCCAGAGCCGCCGATGGGGTCGATCCTGGAGTCCGCAGCAGATCGCCGAGCGCCTACGGCTCGACTTTCCGGGCGATACGACGATGCGCATCAGTCACGAGGCGATCTATCAGGCGCTCTACATCCAGGGCCGGGGCGCGCTGAAGCGTGAGCTGACCGCGTGTCTTCGCACAGGACGGGCTTTGCGTGTGCCGCGGGCCCGCAGCCTGGGCCGAGGCAGGTCGTTCGTCACCCCCGAGGTGCTCATCAGCGAGCGTCCGCCCGAGGTGGAGGACCGCGCGGTGCCGGGGCACTGGGAAGGAGATCTGATCCTGGGTCTGAAGAGTTCGGCGATCGGGACCCTGGTCGAGCGCACGACGCGCTTTACGATGCTGCTGCATCTTCCGCCGATGGACGGCCATGGGGTGACACCGCGTGCGAAGAACGGCCCGGCGCTGGCGGGGCACGGGGCCCAGGCGGTGCGCGAGGCGATCGCCGGCACGATCGCGCGCTTGCCCGAGCAGCTGCGGCGCTCGTTGACCTGGGACCAGGGTACCGAGATGGCCGAGCACGCGCGCTTGCGGATCGACGCGGGTCTGCAGGTCTACTTCTGCGATCCACGCTCACCCTGGCAGCGGGGGACGAACGAGAATACGAACGGGTTACTGCGACAGTACTTCCCGAAAGGAACGGATCTGAGCGCCCACAGCGCGAACGATCTTGCTGCTGTGGCCGCAGCCCTCAACAGCAGACCGCGCAAGACGCTGAACTGGAAGACGCCGGCAGAGGCGCTCGACGCTGTGCTGGCTGCCGTGCAAGATGGTGTTGCGACGACCGCTTGA
- a CDS encoding 5-formyltetrahydrofolate cyclo-ligase, giving the protein MSDTSKISDANTGLPNAGADWPTIRDWRKETRTKLIEQRIGLSAQDRAARSQRVSQALGAALEPYAGKLIGFYWPFRGEYDPRAVLSSMRERGTRLALPVIVERGQPLVFREWSPGRLMAQGVWNIPVPESGEPVFPDLLVVPLVGFDEQGYRLGYGGGFYDRTIAAMSVKPRTIGVGFELGRVRTIYPQPHDIALEEIVTER; this is encoded by the coding sequence ATGAGCGACACATCCAAGATCTCGGACGCCAACACGGGGCTGCCGAATGCCGGTGCGGATTGGCCAACGATCCGCGATTGGCGCAAGGAGACGCGAACCAAGCTGATCGAGCAGCGCATCGGGCTCTCCGCCCAGGATCGCGCGGCGCGGAGCCAGAGGGTCAGTCAGGCGCTCGGAGCGGCACTGGAGCCTTACGCCGGCAAGCTGATCGGCTTCTACTGGCCATTTCGCGGCGAGTATGACCCGCGAGCGGTTCTCTCGTCGATGCGGGAGCGGGGCACGCGCCTTGCGCTGCCGGTGATCGTGGAGCGGGGACAACCGCTCGTGTTCCGCGAGTGGTCACCGGGCCGCTTGATGGCGCAAGGCGTTTGGAACATCCCGGTGCCGGAATCTGGCGAGCCGGTGTTTCCCGACCTCCTGGTCGTCCCGCTCGTCGGCTTTGACGAGCAGGGCTACCGGCTTGGCTATGGTGGTGGCTTCTACGATCGCACGATCGCTGCGATGTCGGTCAAGCCGCGCACCATTGGTGTTGGCTTCGAGCTCGGGCGCGTGAGGACGATCTACCCGCAGCCACATGACATCGCTCTGGAAGAGATTGTCACTGAGCGCTGA
- a CDS encoding helix-turn-helix transcriptional regulator, with protein sequence MRTVSINQPAPGGPHKVVILGNLDANPHPSPEVLKRILNLTSSEARLVNEIAGGRSAEEIANAAHVAVGTVRKRFATVLTCLRGAYPHERSGPADGVSIRVSAQ encoded by the coding sequence GTGCGCACCGTCTCCATCAACCAGCCCGCCCCGGGCGGACCCCACAAGGTCGTCATTCTCGGCAATCTGGATGCCAACCCACATCCCTCGCCCGAGGTGCTGAAGAGGATCCTCAACCTGACCTCCTCCGAAGCGCGCCTGGTCAACGAGATCGCGGGCGGCAGGAGCGCGGAGGAGATCGCGAACGCAGCCCACGTGGCGGTCGGGACGGTCCGCAAACGATTCGCGACCGTGTTGACCTGTCTCAGAGGCGCGTACCCTCACGAGCGCTCGGGCCCCGCTGACGGCGTCAGCATTCGTGTCAGCGCTCAGTGA